GGGGCCGAGGAGGGCGGCGCGCCAGGCGAGCTCCGCCAGGTGCTCCACGAGGAGGGCTCGGGCGTAGGCCTCCTCCAGCGAGCGGCCGGTGGCGAGGGCGCCGTGCTGGCGCAGGAGGAGGGCGTGGCCCTCGCCCAGCGTGGAGGCGGCCAGCTCGGCCAGCTCCTCGCTGCCGTAGAGGGCGTAGCGCGGGGTGACCGGCACCTCGGTGACGCCCAGGGCGGCGATGGTGTAGTGGACGGGCGGGATGGGGCGGCCGGCGACGGCCAGCGTGGTGGCGAAGGGCGAGTGGGTGTGGACGATGGCGGCCACGTCGGGGCGGCGGCGGTAGACGGCGAGGTGCATGGGCAGCTCCGAGGAGGGGCAAAGCCCGCCCTCGACCGTCCTGCCGGCCAGGTCGACCAGCACCACGTGGTCGGGCTCCATGCGCTCGTAGTCGACGCCGCTGGGGGTGATGGCGACGAGGGCGGCGGCGCCCTCGCCCAGGCGGAGGCTCAGGTTGCCCGAGGTGCCGGTCACGAGGCGGTCGCGGAGCAGGCGCCGGGCGTGGTCGACCAGGGCGGCGCGGGCGGCGTGCACTTCCTGTTGCGAGGGTTCCGTCTCCCCCCACCTCCGGGCCGTGATGGTCGGGTTCTTCGCAGCGCGGGCCGGCGCTCCCTGCCGGAGGCCGGCGTGGTCGGCTGCTTCCAGCGATGGAAGGGTCTGGGCGGAAAGCCCCGAAGAGCTACCCGATCGCCCCACAGGAGGTGTGCCGATGCGGAGCAGCGGATCCTTCTCGCCTCGTCCCCGCGGCCGGCTCGGCCGCCCGCTCGCGCTGGTGCTGGCGCTGGCGCTCCTCGTCGCCCCGGCCTGGGCAGGCGGCGCCCTTCCGGTCGCCGGCGCGGCCGGCGCCCAGGGCTACCAGCCCTCGGCCCTCTACGCCTGGCCGCCCGTCCAGAGCTGGCTCTTCGCGCACGGTTCGGACTTCTACGTGCTCTCCTGGCTGGGTGCGCAGTTGGTGGTGACGCGCGTCGACGCCGCCGGCGACCTGCAGCGCGTGGCCTCGCTGCCCGTGCCGGCCACGGACGCGAGCGGCACCGTGCAGCAGGCGGCGATGGCCTGGGATGCGACCGGCAGGGGCTGGCTGGCGCTCGAGGTGGTTCCCTCGAGCGCAGGAAGCCCGCCCGACTACGGGAGCGTCTACGCCGGCCCGCTGGACAGATCGCTGGCGCGGATCGGCGACGGGGCGCTCGATCCCAACACCATCTTCTGGACGAGCGGCTCGCAGCTCTACCTACGCGTGCTGGTGCCGAGCGGGCAGCCGCACAGCTTCCTGGTGACCGACTACGAGCCGGCGGGTGCGGGCTGGCAGAAGGCGGAGGAGGCGCCGCAGGCGCCCCGCCTCTCCGGTGCCCTGGCGGCCGCGGCCTGGCTGGGCGACGCCCTCTACGCGCTGGAGATCCAGAGCCCGGGCGCGCAGGAGGGGCCGGTCACCCCCCAGCCCTCCGACGTAGTAGAGGCGGTGCGCGTCGCCGCCGACGGCGGCCGAGACGACCTGGGCAGCCCGGGAACATACGGCCAGGGCGAGTGGAAGCTGGCGCTGGCCGGCGGGCAGCTGGTGGCGCTGCACTACGATCCGGCCGGGACGCAGGCGACGCTCTACCGGCAGGGGGCCGGGGGCTGGGCGCAGGAGACGCTCGACCTGGGCCTCCTGGCGCCGGGCGTCGCGGTCCGGAGCTGGCTCGTCACCTCCTTCGCCGGGACGGAGGACGGCCGCCTGGGCGCCGCGGTGCAGGCGGTGGACACCGCGGGCCGGACGGGCTTCTACGTGGCCCTCCTGGCGCCGGGGGGCGGGACGGGCGCGGTGCGTGTGGTTCAGGTGGACCTCCAGCAGCTGGCGGGCGGCCCGGGTGGGCCCGCTTCCTTCCAGCACCGGATCCGGCTGGTGATCGGGCAGCGGACGGCGCTGCGCGACGGGCAGCCGTTCACGCTGGAG
This region of Bacillota bacterium genomic DNA includes:
- a CDS encoding class II aldolase/adducin family protein, yielding MHAARAALVDHARRLLRDRLVTGTSGNLSLRLGEGAAALVAITPSGVDYERMEPDHVVLVDLAGRTVEGGLCPSSELPMHLAVYRRRPDVAAIVHTHSPFATTLAVAGRPIPPVHYTIAALGVTEVPVTPRYALYGSEELAELAASTLGEGHALLLRQHGALATGRSLEEAYARALLVEHLAELAWRAALLGP
- a CDS encoding copper amine oxidase N-terminal domain-containing protein yields the protein MRSSGSFSPRPRGRLGRPLALVLALALLVAPAWAGGALPVAGAAGAQGYQPSALYAWPPVQSWLFAHGSDFYVLSWLGAQLVVTRVDAAGDLQRVASLPVPATDASGTVQQAAMAWDATGRGWLALEVVPSSAGSPPDYGSVYAGPLDRSLARIGDGALDPNTIFWTSGSQLYLRVLVPSGQPHSFLVTDYEPAGAGWQKAEEAPQAPRLSGALAAAAWLGDALYALEIQSPGAQEGPVTPQPSDVVEAVRVAADGGRDDLGSPGTYGQGEWKLALAGGQLVALHYDPAGTQATLYRQGAGGWAQETLDLGLLAPGVAVRSWLVTSFAGTEDGRLGAAVQAVDTAGRTGFYVALLAPGGGTGAVRVVQVDLQQLAGGPGGPASFQHRIRLVIGQRTALRDGQPFTLEAAPFVRGGRTLLPVRFVSEAMGFQVGWEPGTRTVTIAGNGVQIRLVVGSTTAQVDGRPVQLDVPPVIVAGRTFVPVRFVGESLGARVGWDPQARAVTVEW